DNA from Desulfonatronum sp. SC1:
CACTTCGAGAACCACATTTCTTCCAGACTGGATCAAATTGTTCATTAGAATGGAGCCGATACCACGCCCTCGGCCTGTTTCGGCAATGGCAATGTGTTCAACAAAATAATATCCGCCTATATCCCAATAGGCGATAAAACCCATCATGCTGTCAGCCTCAGAATAGAAATTCACTGCATATTCTTTTCTTGTAAGTACGGCTAGTTGGCCGGCACGATCTCTTTTCTCGTACTCCGGAAATGATTCAGAGTATATTTCCCAGAATGATTCGAATTGTTCATCAGTCATGATTTATCTTCGTCGCCATAGTGGCTGCGTCATATCTTCGATTTGCCGCGGAACGGGGTCAAGTCTGCTTTGGCTCGCAAGTGTTTTTTCTGCGAATCCACTT
Protein-coding regions in this window:
- a CDS encoding GNAT family N-acetyltransferase encodes the protein MTDEQFESFWEIYSESFPEYEKRDRAGQLAVLTRKEYAVNFYSEADSMMGFIAYWDIGGYYFVEHIAIAETGRGRGIGSILMNNLIQSGRNVVLEVEPPVDDTTLRRIKFYERLGFHLNQHHHIQPPLQADGSALHLKLMSFPDKISVEDAELIEKSLRDIVYDDR